The sequence TTTCGTGGGCCTGCTGCGCATGTTCCTCGCCCTGTCCGTGTTCTTCTCGCACGAGGGCTACTCGGGCGTGACGCTGCTCACGGGCGAGGCCGCGGTGCAGGCCTTCTTCGTGGTCTCGGGCTTCTACATGGCCCTCATCCTGCGCGAGAAGTACGCGGGCGCGCCGCTCTCCCTGTTCTACTCCAACCGCTTCCTGCGCCTCGCGCCCGCCTACTGGGCGGTGCTGCTCCTCTCCTTCGCCGCGCTCGTCCTGTTCGACGCCGCGCCCTTCGTGGGCCGGGCCGAGCTGGCGCGGACGCTGCACGGACCGGCCGGGCCGGTGGTCCTCTGGAACAACCTCGGCGTGGTCGGCGACGAGCTGCTCTTCCTCTTCAGGCTGGACCCGGACACCGGCCGCCTGGCCTGGACCGCGGGCCGCGACGGCTTCACCGGGGCCTACGTCTATCTCCTCCTGCCCCAGGCCTGGTCGCTGTCCGTGGAGGCGCTCTTCTACCTCGCCGCACCCTTCCTGGTGCGCAAAAGCCCCCGCGCCCTGGCGGCCCTGGCCGCGTGCAGCCTGGCGCTTCGCTTCGCCCTGCTGCACGCCACCCCGGGCAGCGACCTGCTGGCGCGCAAGATCTTCCCGGCCGAGCTCTGGCTCTTCCTGCTCGGCATCCTGGCCTACGGGCTCTATTCCGCCAGCCGCAACCGGCCGCGCGGCCAGGCCCTGGCCCCGGCGCTCTTCTGGCTCCTGCTCGCGGGCGGGACCTACCTCTCCGGCCTGCCGCTCTCCCTGCGCACGCCGCTGTGCGCGGGCTTTCTGGCCCTGGCCGTGCCCTGCCTCTTCCGCCTGACCCGGCAAAGCCGCCTCGATCGCTTCCTGGGCGATCTCTCCTACCCCTTCTACATCGTCCACTTCCTCATCCTGAGCCTCCTCGACCACTTCGCGGACCCGCCCGCCACTGCGGCCGCGCTCCTGCTGACCCTGGG comes from Desulfovibrio sp. X2 and encodes:
- a CDS encoding acyltransferase yields the protein MGLLRMFLALSVFFSHEGYSGVTLLTGEAAVQAFFVVSGFYMALILREKYAGAPLSLFYSNRFLRLAPAYWAVLLLSFAALVLFDAAPFVGRAELARTLHGPAGPVVLWNNLGVVGDELLFLFRLDPDTGRLAWTAGRDGFTGAYVYLLLPQAWSLSVEALFYLAAPFLVRKSPRALAALAACSLALRFALLHATPGSDLLARKIFPAELWLFLLGILAYGLYSASRNRPRGQALAPALFWLLLAGGTYLSGLPLSLRTPLCAGFLALAVPCLFRLTRQSRLDRFLGDLSYPFYIVHFLILSLLDHFADPPATAAALLLTLGAALALHFCLDRPVDRWRQRRLGRPGDGNGGRKAPAAAAVAAAPAG